A window of Kwoniella newhampshirensis strain CBS 13917 chromosome 9, whole genome shotgun sequence contains these coding sequences:
- a CDS encoding ATP-dependent protease La → MTTPLLPSSLPLIPLPPPQVLYPHLRATISLTSTQLAQVLESVAQNAGKERSGQGGEGRVVGVVPVVEIERRVGRWGCAARIKGIERSKDEVDGYLLVVEGLTRIRLPRSLPPVLSILPNIPLHTSAYSIPLPPLPSPQPPTDLLPFALRLLPTQIHSRLSTVPLSLLADLLVTILGVTWEQRVELLGNPDVEERCQMVKELLVGMMISRGIPPPADTPLSRDRRLIKAPASTLSAVGRPRPGSQANPKPDSMPNIPEDLHSIHKLFQSRQPELTHPAQLALTRELARLNKIPPQSAEYGVSKTYVEWILALPWKRVGEKGMDINLDQARKMLDEEHEGLDKVKRRVVEYLAVYRLKKQLFQEEQEKKKAFTIPAPNGDMNVQQLDGEVADNLLELVPASDRQKLNEGSEAPQAHDQEDDPPDDVYRDKGPILLLVGPPGVGKTSIARSLANSLGRKFHRISLGGVRDEAEIRGHRRTYVGALPGLLVQAMRKVRVSNPLILLDELDKVGTSNFHGDPSAALLEALDPAQNWNFHDHYLGDVPIDLSQVLFIATANSLDTMSWPLRDRCEIIECSGYITPEKLAIARKFLLPKQIKESGLNQDLVKVEDKVLEKVITEYTWESGVRSLERELGKLCRTKAVEYTAWRERGAAKQEGPSFETHIGEGDVETILGASRFLPEAKDGELRPGMVNGLTYDGSGNGSVLVLETLLIPGGNGRLVITGRLGEVFRESIELCLTWVKSRSLSLGITLTTTQDPLKGYDIHYHTPEGAVKKDGPSAGIGTVLAFISLLTGTPVPHTLAVTGEMSLRGKVLRIGGVKEKTLGAHRSGITRIIMPAGNRKEVESDVPQQVKKDIQFVFVASIEDAIEEVWGKEIWAGKSGSGAGVSVPAGARVDARL, encoded by the exons ATGACAACACCCCTCTTACCTTCCTCCTTACCTCTCATtccccttccaccaccCCAAGTTCTCTACCCTCATCTCAGAGCCAcgatctcactcacctctacCCAATTGGCGCAGGTGCTGGAGAGCGTTGCGCAGAACGCCGGCAAGGAGAGGTCTGGacagggaggagaggggagggTGGTGGGTGTGGTTCCCGTCgtggagattgagaggagGGTGGGGAGATGGGGttgtg CCGCCAGGATCAAAGGCATCGAAAGGAGCAAGGACGAGGTTGATGGCTATCTACTTGTTGTCGAGGGACTG ACCCGCATACGGCTGCCTCGGTCGCTACCGCCAGTCCTGTCCATCCTGCCCAACATACCTCTCCACACCTCAGCTTATTCGATCCCTCTACCCCCGCTACCATCACCTCAGCCACCTACCGACCTCCTCCCGTTTGCACTACGGCTGCTCCCCACACAGATACATTCTAGACTGTCGACGGTGCCGCTGTCTCTATTAGCAGATCTACTTGTCACCATTCTCGGTGTGACTTGGGAACAGAGGGTTGAGTTGTTGGGGAACCCAGATGTAGAAGAACGATGTCAGATGGTGAAAGAGCTACTCGTGGGAATGATGATCAGTCGAGGtattcctcctcctgccgATACACCTCTTTCGAGAGACAGGCGACTCATCAAGGCTCCTGCCTCCACCTTGTCGGCAGTCGGACGTCCTCGACCTGGTTCTCAAGCGAATCCCAAGCCAGACTCTATGCCTAACATACCAGAAGACTTACACTCAATCCACAAACTCTTTCAGTCTCGTCAACCTGAACTGACACATCCAGCTCAGCTAGCTCTCACCCGCGAGCTCGCTCGACTGAACAAGATCCCACCGCAATCTGCAGAATATGGCGTCTCGAAGACCTACGTCGAGTGGATCTTGGCCTTACCGTGGAAGAGAGtcggggagaaggggatggaCATCAACCTGGATcaagcgaggaagatgttggatgAGGAACACGAGGGTTTGGACAAGGTCAAAAGGAGAGTGGTGGAGTATCTCGCGGTGTACAG GTTGAAAAAGCAATTGTTTCAAGAGGAacaagaaaagaaaaaagCTTTTACTATCCCTGCTCCCAACGGAGATATGAATGTCCAGCAACTCGACGGGGAAGTAGCGGACAATCTGCTTGAGCTTGTCCCAGCGTCAGACAGACAAAAACTGAACGAAGGCTCCGAAGCTCCGCAGGCGCATGATCAGGAGGACGACCCACCAGATGACGTGTATAGGGATAAGGGACCTATCCTTCTGCTCGTTGGTCCACCGGGTGTGGGAAAGAC CTCCATCGCAAGGTCTCTGGCTAACTCTTTGGGTCGAAAGTTCCACCGGATCTCTCTCGGTGGAGTAAGGGATGAAGCCGAGATTCGAGGTCATCGAAGGAC CTACGTTGGCGCTTTACCTGGTCTGCTTGTGCAAGCAATGAGGAAAGTGAGAGTGTCGAATCcactcatccttcttgatgAGCTCGACAAAG TCGGTACATCGAACTTCCATGGTGATCCTTCCGCTGCACTGCTCGAGGCATTGGATCCTGCTCAGAATTGGAACTTCCATGATCA CTATCTAGGTGACGTACCCATCGACCTTTCCCAGGTGCTGTTCATTGCCACTGCAAACTCGCTCGATACCATGTCATGGCCCTTGCGAGACCGTTGTGAGATTATAGAGTGCTCGGGATACATCACGCCGGAGAAATTAGCCATCGCTCGGAAATTTTTGTTGCCCAAACAGATCAAGGAGAGTGGATTAAACCAGGATTTGGTCAAAGTAGAGGACAAGGTGCTGGAAAAGGTCATTACGGAGTATACctgggag TCAGGCGTTCGTTCACTCGAGCGCGAATTAGGCAAACTGTGCAGAACGAAAGCGGTTGAGTATACAGCCTGGAGAGAGCGGGGTGCCGCCAAGCAAGAGGGACCAAGTTTCGAAACTCAcattggagaaggggaCGTCGAGACAATACTTGGGGCCTCGAGGTTCTTACCGGAGGCGAAAGACGGGGAACTTCGGCCGGGTAtggtcaa CGGGCTGACATACGATGGATCCGGCAATGGATCAGTCCTCGTCCTGGAAACGCTCTTGATTCCCGGTGGGAACGGCAGACTGGTCATCACAGGGCGTTTGGGAGAGGTGTTCCGAGAGAGTATCGAGTTATGCTTGACCTGG GTCAAGTCTCGATCTTTGAGCTTGGGTATCACTTTGACCACAACTCAAGATCCGCTGAAAGGCTATGACATTCAT TACCATACACCCGAAGGAGcggtcaagaaggacggCCCGAGTGCCGGTATTGGAACGGTTCTAGCCTTCATTAGCCTGCTGACGGGTACACCTGTGCCGCATACACTGGCTGTGACCGGAGAGATGTCGTTGAGGGGCAAAGT ATTAAGGATAGGCGGtgtgaaagagaagacTCTTGGTGCTCATCGGTCTGGAAtcacaag GATCATCATGCCCGCGGGAAACAGAAAGGAAGTTGAATCGGATGTTCCTCAacaggtgaagaaggatatACAGTTCGTGTTCGTGGCCAGTATTGAAGATGCCATAGAGGAGGTTTGGGGAAAGGAGATCTGGGCGGGTAAGAGTGGTTCGGGAGCAGGAGTATCAGTACCAGCGGGAGCGAGAGTCGATGCGCGTTTGTAG